A genomic segment from Nicotiana tabacum cultivar K326 chromosome 9, ASM71507v2, whole genome shotgun sequence encodes:
- the LOC107759280 gene encoding zinc finger CCCH domain-containing protein 49-like: MAHRLLRDAEADGWERSDFPIICESCLGDSPYVRMTKADYDKECKICTRPFTVFRWRPGRDARYKKTEICQTCSKLKNVCQVCLLDLEYGLPVQVRDTAFSINSNDAIPKSDVNREYFAEEHDRRARAGIDYESSYGKVRPNDTIMKLQRTSPYYKRNRAHVCSFYIRGQCTRGLECPYRHEMPETGELSQQNIKDRYYGVNDPVALKLLNKVGEMPSLEAPDDESIRTLYVGGVDARITEQDLRDHFYAHGEIESIKMVVQRGCAFVTYTTREGAEKAAEELANKLVIKGLRLKLLWGRPQAPKPESEVPNEARQQAAVTHSGLLPRAVISQQQNQPFQPPGTQDQPPSMPYFNIPPMPQQDRPYYPSMDPQRMGALVQSQEGASSSATGCSPGENKSGSENQQGQHYAYPPGPPPQGQFYRPYYPPYGYMPPPPPPLYQQYPPQPYQATAPPPAGGQQSAHLQPPQSAAAAAQQP; this comes from the exons ACAAAAGCAGATTATGACAAGGAGTGCAAGATCTGCACGCGACCCTTCACAGTGTTTAGGTGGAGGCCTGGTCGGGATGCAAGATACAAAAAGACAGAGATCTGTCAGACCTGCAGCAAATTGAAGAATGTTTGTCAAGTTTGCCTATTGGATCTTGAATATGGTTTGCCAGTTCAGGTTCGAGACACTGCTTTCAGTATCAACTCGAATGATGCCATACCGAAGAGTGACGTAAATAGAGAATATTTTGCAGAGGAACATGACCGCAGG GCAAGAGCTGGTATTGATTATGAATCTTCATATGGGAAAGTCCGTCCAAATGACACTATCATGAAGCTTCAAAGAACAAGTCCATACTACAAGAGAAATCGGGCACATGTTTGCAGTTTCTATATACGTGGTCAATGTACAAGAGGTCTGGAGTGTCCTTACAGGCATGAGATGCCTGAGACAGGAGAGTTGTCACAGCAAAATATTAAAGACCGTTACTATGG AGTCAATGATCCAGTGGCTTTAAAGCTACTGAATAAAGTAGGTGAAATGCCTTCATTGGAGGCCCCTGACGACGAGAGCATTAGAACCCTCTATGTGGGTGGTGTTGATGCAAGAATCACCGAACAGGACCTTCGGGACCACTTTTATGCACATGGTGAAATTGAATCCATCAAAATGGTGGTCCAACGTGGTTGTGCTTTCGTAACTTACACAACCAGAGAAGGTGCAGAGAAGGCTGCTGAGGAACTAGCAAACAAGCTGGTGATAAAGGGCCTGAGACTGAAGCTACTGTGGGGCAGACCTCAAGCACCCAAGCCAGAGTCCGAGGTGCCCAATGAAGCAAGGCAGCAGGCTGCTGTGACTCACAGTGGATTGTTGCCTAGGGCAGTCATATCACAGCAGCAGAATCAGCCTTTTCAGCCACCAGGAACTCAGGACCAACCCCCATCCATGCCTTACTTCAACATACCCCCGATGCCTCAGCAAGACAGACCATATTATCCATCAATGGATCCACAAAGGATGGGTGCCCTAGTTCAATCCCAGGAAGGGGCTTCTAGTTCAGCTACGGGTTGCAGTCCCGGTGAAAATAAGAGTGGTTCTGAGAATCAACAAGGACAACATTATGCATATCCACCTGGGCCGCCACCTCAAGGTCAATTTTACCGGCCTTATTATCCACCCTATGGGTATATgccaccacctcctcctccacttTATCAACAGTATCCTCCTCAACCTTATCAAGCTACAGCACCCCCACCAGCTGGTGGGCAGCAATCCGCACATCTGCAGCCGCCTCAGTCAGCAGCAGCAGCCGCACAACAGCCTTAA